A region of the Zhihengliuella halotolerans genome:
GGCCTCGACAAGGGCACCGCGGTCCTGCTCGCCGGCGTCCCCGCCCCGTCATCTTCAGGGCACCTGCTCGACCTCGGCTGCGGCTGGGGGCCCATCGCCCTGACCTTGGGCCTGGCCTCGCCCGACGCCACCGTCCATGCGGTGGATGTCAATGAACGCTCGATCGCTCTGACCCGGGACAACGCGGCAGCACTGGGGCTGACGAATGTCGTCGCGGGCCGGCCGGAAACCATTGCCGCAGACGTCGCGTTCGACACCATCTGGTCCAACCCGCCGATCCGCATCGGCAAACAGGCCCTGCACGAGCTGCTGCTGACGTGGCTGCCCCGGCTCGCCCCCGGTGGAACCGCGTGGCTCGTCGTCCAGAAGAACCTCGGCGCGGACTCGCTGCTGACCTGGCTCAACCGCGAGCTCCCGGACGACCTCACGACCGTTCGCGAGTCCACCGCCAAGTCATTCCGCGTCCTGAAGGTCCAGCGCGCCGACTAACCGATCCGTCCGTGGGCGACGATCTCCGCCGGGCCCGAGAGTTCGACGTGCTCGACGCCGTCGCCCCGGTCGCTGAAGCGGACGCGAACGACCCCGCCGGGCACCTCGACGTCCCAGGCGTCGGCGGCCACGCCCCCGGCCCAGTGTCGGGTCGCGATGACCGCGGCGCACGCTCCCGTGCCGCAGGACCGGGTCTCGCCCACTCCGCGCTCGTGCACGCGCATCGCGATGCGCCCGATGCCATCCTCGACGAGGGGCTCGGCGGGCACGACGTACTCGACGTTGGTCCCGTTCCCCGGCTTCGGATCCACCGTCGGCACGGTATGCAGCTCGGCTGCCGCCAGCTCCTGGCGCTGCTGGAGCGCGACCACCGTATGCGGGTTGCCCATGTCTACGCTCAGTGCGGGCCGGGCCGCGTCGATGCCGGGCGTCTCGACGAGCGAATCGAGCGCCCGCTCCTCGGCTTGGTCTGGGAAGGTGAAGCGCCACGCGCCCATATCGACGGCGTAGCCGTTCTCGGAGACGGTGACCCGTTTAAGCCCCCCGCGGGTGCCGATGGCGAGGCTCTCCCCTGCGTCGAGGGCCACGAGCCCCTGGTCGATGAGGAAGTGAACGAACACGCGGACCCCGTTGCCGCACATTTCCGCGATGGATCCGTCGCCGTTGCGGTAGTCCATGAACCACTCGGCCTCCGGGTGGGCGGTGTGCAGTTCTTCGGCGCCGTCGACGTCGCGCGTGCGCACGGCGCGAATCAAGCCGTCGCCGCCGATCCCGTGGTGGCGATCGCACAGGGCGGCGACCTGCTCAGCCGAGATCGCGTACTCGCCCGCGGGGTCGGCAATCAGAACGAAGTCGTTCCCCGTCCCGTGCCCTTTGGCGAACGGTACGGCGAGGAGGGTGGTGAGTGCGTCCACTGGGTGAGTGCTCATGGTTTAACCCTAACCGTGGGTCCGTTGGATTTGTTCCGTCACGCGCGGCCGGCCATGCCACGCACGACGACGTCGCCCGCCTGGGCCCCGATCTCGGTATCGAGCGCATCGAGCCACGTCACCCGGGGGTCCGCCCCGAACCACGTGATCTGGCGGCGGGCGAATTTCCGTGTCGCGACGATCGTGCGTTCGATCGCCGCGGATTCGTCGCAGTGACCATCGAGAACGTCGAGGTACTCGCGATAGCCGATAGCCCGCGAGGCGGTCCGCCCCTCGCGCAGCCCCTCGTCCGCGAGCCGACGGACCTCGGCGAGCAGGCCGGCCTCCGACATCGTCGCGACACGTGCGCGCAGACGCTCGTGCAGTCGGCTGCGCTCCATGTTCAGGCCGATCTGAACCGCGTCCGTGACGTACTCGCGGCGCGGCATGAAGGAGCTGAAGGGCCGGCCGGTCAGCTCGAAGACCTCCAGCGCGCGCACGATGCGGCGCTCGTCGCCGAGGCGTTCCGCTGAGGCAGGGTCGACCTGCGCCAGCCGGGCCTTGAGCGGAGCGAGCCCGCTGGCAGCCTCGTGCTCGAGCCGTGCCCGGACCGCGGTGTCGGTGGGCGGGAAATCGAGCCGATCGAGGGCCGCCCGGACGTAGAGCCCCGACCCCCCGACCAGAATGGGCAGCCGGCCTCGCCCACGGATCGCATCGACGGCGTCGCGGGCTTGCCGCTGGAACGTGGCCACCGCGGCCTCCTGGCGCAGGTCGAGAATGTCGAGCAGGTGGTGCGGGACGCCGCGGCGTTCCGCGAGTGGCATCTTGGCGGTGCCGATGTCCATTCCCCGGTAGAACTGCAGGGCGTCGGCGTTGACGATCTCCCCGTCGAACCGCTCCGCCAGCGATACGGCGAGGTCCGACTTCCCGGTCCCGGTCGGTCCGACGACGGCGATCACGGGCAGCTGCCCGCCCGGCACGGGGTGTCCGGGCACGGTGCTAGGACCGTACACCGATGGACGGCATGCCCAGGCTGACTCCCCGGCCGCCCGCTGCAGCCGGCTGGGCGGGCACACCGCAGGATTCCGCCTGCGAGCGGTCCCACGCGTCACCGGCACGCGTCCGGCGCAGGGCGTAGGATTCGACGCCGGCCGGGT
Encoded here:
- a CDS encoding class I SAM-dependent methyltransferase, with translation MGSEHYFSAQPATPEQRRTITVELAGSERRVETAGGIFSPDGLDKGTAVLLAGVPAPSSSGHLLDLGCGWGPIALTLGLASPDATVHAVDVNERSIALTRDNAAALGLTNVVAGRPETIAADVAFDTIWSNPPIRIGKQALHELLLTWLPRLAPGGTAWLVVQKNLGADSLLTWLNRELPDDLTTVRESTAKSFRVLKVQRAD
- the dapF gene encoding diaminopimelate epimerase; this translates as MSTHPVDALTTLLAVPFAKGHGTGNDFVLIADPAGEYAISAEQVAALCDRHHGIGGDGLIRAVRTRDVDGAEELHTAHPEAEWFMDYRNGDGSIAEMCGNGVRVFVHFLIDQGLVALDAGESLAIGTRGGLKRVTVSENGYAVDMGAWRFTFPDQAEERALDSLVETPGIDAARPALSVDMGNPHTVVALQQRQELAAAELHTVPTVDPKPGNGTNVEYVVPAEPLVEDGIGRIAMRVHERGVGETRSCGTGACAAVIATRHWAGGVAADAWDVEVPGGVVRVRFSDRGDGVEHVELSGPAEIVAHGRIG
- the miaA gene encoding tRNA (adenosine(37)-N6)-dimethylallyltransferase MiaA → MPGHPVPGGQLPVIAVVGPTGTGKSDLAVSLAERFDGEIVNADALQFYRGMDIGTAKMPLAERRGVPHHLLDILDLRQEAAVATFQRQARDAVDAIRGRGRLPILVGGSGLYVRAALDRLDFPPTDTAVRARLEHEAASGLAPLKARLAQVDPASAERLGDERRIVRALEVFELTGRPFSSFMPRREYVTDAVQIGLNMERSRLHERLRARVATMSEAGLLAEVRRLADEGLREGRTASRAIGYREYLDVLDGHCDESAAIERTIVATRKFARRQITWFGADPRVTWLDALDTEIGAQAGDVVVRGMAGRA